From the genome of Miscanthus floridulus cultivar M001 chromosome 10, ASM1932011v1, whole genome shotgun sequence, one region includes:
- the LOC136489613 gene encoding putative disease resistance protein RGA4: MAAILDAMGPYVMQLIADMATEEVKMMLGISGDIEKQENNMESIKCFLADAERKRITELRVQRWVQKLKNAMYDATDILDLCQIKADKQRESKGSSMVEKAPGCCRPLLSYLRNPVFTHKIGSRIKELNQRLDNIYEEAHKFNFINLVSHPEQRMPTGEKVTSEFVESAIVGEKIERETRELVQMLTINGHHDIKVVAIVGTGGMGKTTLAQKIFNETTVQGHFKVKIWLSITQHFDEVHGTDHLKVVGMKIISKCGGLPLAIKVMGGLLSTKPRSESDWEAVLKHHAWSVAGLPKELDNAIYLSYEDLSPQLKQCFLYCSLFPKGTTIWRSEVVPMWISEGFIHPPDRSTSSYDDWLEEIAEGYYQELITRNLIERATESALTRYSCTMHDVVRSFAEFMSKEESLVVQDHQDDGGSKISHNGGTGWCSLEEIGPLSQLRELTLHGLENVPASSSAGMAMISSKEHLHLLALYWSSSGFMGLRDETNKQQQQRVVEEGETLHNYFRKFMQLKAKAPYVPDEIAIEAAIKGLQIGPFAAHLARKKPTSIQQLYDEFEKYYRSDNVLRKRLEEQGQNRQQNSSKNSQKSYTNQNASNQKPGQGQVLIIEGQPYPEQGQLPAPLGLKT; encoded by the exons ATGGCCGCAATCTTGGATGCTATGGGACCCTACGTGATGCAGCTGATAGCCGACATGGCAACCGAAGAGGTGAAGATGATGCTGGGCATATCTGGCGATATTGAGAAGCAAGAGAACAACATGGAAAGTATCAAATGCTTCCTTGCTGACGCTGAGAGGAAGCGCATCACTGAATTGAGGGTGCAAAGATGGGTTCAGAAGCTCAAGAACGCCATGTATGACGCCACTGACATCCTAGACCTTTGTCAAATCAAAGCTGACAAGCAGAGGGAGTCGAAAGGTAGCAGCATGGTTGAAAAGGCTCCAGGTTGCTGTCGGCCATTGCTCTCCTACCTACGGAATCCTGTGTTCACACACAAGATAGGTAGCCGCATCAAGGAGCTCAACCAGAGGCTGGACAACATATATGAAGAGGCTCACAAGTTCAACTTCATCAATCTAGTATCCCACCCAGAACAGAGGATGCCCACTGGAGAGAAGGTGACATCTGAGTTTGTTGAGTCAGCTATTGTTGGTGAGAAAATTGAGAGGGAGACAAGGGAGCTTGTTCAAATGCTAACCATCAATGGACACCACGACATCAAAGTGGTGGCCATTGTGGGCACAGGAGGCATGGGCAAAACCACCTTGGCCCAGAAGATCTTCAATGAGACCACCGTCCAAGGACACTTCAAAGTGAAGATATGGCTAAGCATCACCCAACACTTTGATGAG GTACATGGAACAGATCACCTGAAAGTTGTCGGGATGAAAATTATCAGTAAGTGTGGAGGTTTACCACTTGCTATCAAAGTGATGGGAGGACTGCTAAGTACGAAGCCCCGAAGCGAGAGTGATTGGGAGGCTGTTTTGAAGCATCATGCATGGTCAGTAGCTGGATTGCCAAAGGAACTGGACAACGCGATCTACTTGAGCTATGAGGATTTGTCTCCCCAGCTGAAGCAGTGCTTCCTATACTGTTCACTTTTCCCTAAAGGTACAACTATTTGGCGAAGTGAAGTTGTTCCGATGTGGATCAGTGAGGGATTTATCCATCCACCAGACAGAAGCACTAGTTCATATGATGATTGGCTAGAAGAAATAGCAGAAGGGTATTACCAGGAGCTAATCACGAGGAATCTTATTGAACGAGCAACAGAATCAGCTCTCACTCGATACTCATGCACCATGCATGACGTGGTGCGATCTTTTGCAGAGTTTATGTCTAAAGAAGAATCATTGGTGGTCCAGGACCACCAAGATGATGGTGGTAGCAAGATCAGCCAT AATGGGGGCACGGGCTGGTGCAGCTTGGAAGAGATCGGGCCTCTGTCCCAGCTTAGGGAGCTTACTTTACATGGTCTAGAAAATGTGCCTGCTAGCTCGTCGGCTGGAATGGCCATGATTAGTAGCAAGGAGCACCTTCACCTTTTGGCATTATATTGGAGTAGCAGCGGATTCATGGGATTGAGGGATGAAacaaacaagcagcagcagcagagagtAGTGGAGGAG ggagagacactacacaactacttccggaaattcatgcaactaaaggcgaaggcaccataCGTCCCAGACGAGATTGCCatcgaagcagcgatcaaaggcctccaaatcgggccattcgcagcacacctagcaagaaagaaaccaacttccatacagcagttgtatgacgagttcgaGAAATACTACAGATCAGACAATGTCCTccggaaaaggctggaggagcagggtcaaaacagacagcaaaacagcagcaaaaactcccagaaaagctatacgaaccagaatgcatcaaatcagaaaccaggccaggggcaagtgctcatcatcgagggtcaaccttaccCCGAACAAGGGCAACTGCCAGCGCCATTAGGGCTGAAGACCTAG